TCGGGCGCCGCGCGAGGTCCCGGCGTCCAGGTCCGCAGGCCCTCAGACCAGCCGCTCGCGGAGCGCCTTCGCCACGACCTCGCCCCGCGTGTGGACGTGGAGCTTGCCGTACACATTCCGCACGTGGCCGTCGACGGTGTGCGGGCTGAGGCAGAGGGCCTCGGCGATCTGGCGCTTCGTCTGGCCGGCCACGAGGTGCTGGAGGATCTCCGTCTCGCGCTCCGAGAGGCCGTAGTCGGGTGGCGGCGCGGCGAGCGACGTGAACAGCGTCAGCACGCGGCGGGCGATCTGGGCGTCCATCGCCGCCCCGCCGGCCCGGACCTCGTCGACGGCCGCGAGGATGGCCTCGGGCGTCGCTGTTTTCAAGAGGTACCCCGACGCGCCGGCGCAGACGGCCTGGAAGATGGTGTCGGTGTCCTGGTGGACCGTCAGCATGACGACGGGGACGGCCGGCGCTCGGGCCTGGAACACGCGGGCGCCCTCGACGCCGCCCATCCCTGGCAGCCCGATATCCATGAGCACGGCGTCCGGCAGCGCCCCCGCGTCGAGCGCCGCGAGGGCCTCCTCGCACGACGGGAACGCCGACGCCACGTGCGGCGGCGCCGCGTCGATCACGTCGGCGATGGTCTCGCGGTAGAGCGCGTTGTCCTCGACGAGCCAGACATGGACGATCGGTTCTGGCACGGGAGCGGGGACGGACAGGAGGCACGGTGTCTCCGCCGTGTCCTCCTGAGCGGAGCCGCTCGCTCAGGAGGACACGGTAGGGAGGGCGCGCGCGGAAGGACGACGTCGGACTAAGAAAGGGCCCCGTCGCCGCCCGGGGCCCGGCGCGTTCGCGCCGTTCCGGCCCTGCCCGCCTCGGCGTCCGCGCGGGGCACGTGGAGGTAGACGCGCGTGCCGGCGCCCGGCCGGCTGTCGACCGTGAGCGTCCCGCCGAGCTGGCCGGCGCGCTCGCGGAGACTGGAGAGGCCGTGTCCGGACCGTGCGTCCGTCGGGTCGAACCCGCGGCCGTCGTCCTCGACCGTCAGCGCGAGCGCGTCGGGCGACGCGTCGAGGCGCACGCGGACGGTCGCGGCGTCGGCGTGGCGGGCGACGTTGTGGAGCGCCTCCTTCGTCACGAGCAGGAGGTGGCGGCGGACTTCCATGTCCAGTGGAAGGTCATCCTCCGTTGGCGCCTCGACGGTCCAGGCCACGCCCGGCAGGAGAGAGCTCGCCGTGTCGCGGAGCCGCTCGGCGAGGTCGCGGAGCCGGTCCGATGACGGGTCGATGGCCCAGACGATGTCGCGGAGGTCGTCGACGAGCGTCCGGGCCGAGGCGCTGAGCCGGTCGAGACGGGAGCGGTCGGTCTCGGGCAGCGCGTCGTTGCGGCGGACGAGGTCGCTGAGGACGGCCATCGACGAGAGGCTCGCGCCGATGTCGTCGTGGAGGTCGCCGGCGATGCGGAGGCGTGTGTGGGCGACTTCGAGCTCGCGCGCGCTGAGCTCGCGGAGGAGGCGGAGCCGCTCGGCCGCGCGGTCGTGGCGCCGGCCAAGTTCTGCCAGCAGCGCGAGGTGGTCCTCCGTCAGCTTCGCACCGCTGAGGCGCCGCCCGAGGCGGGCCGTGCCGGCGTCGCCGAGCGGCACGTGGGCGGCCTCGACGAGCGACGCGTCGAGGCTGACGCCCTCGGTCGAGCGGACGTCGAGGACGCCGGGACGGGCCACGATCTCGGGCGTCGCGTCGGGGCCGACCGTGCAGCCGTCGAGGTCGAGGCCGTCGCGGATCGTCTCGGCGAGCGCCGCGCGGAGGGCGTCGTCGGTCTGCGCCGTCTCGACACGCGCATCGAACGCCGCCAGCGTCGCCCGCCGCGCCCGCTCGTGGCGGTTGAACACGCGGTCGATCGACGCGAACAGCCGCCGCTGGACGGGGACGAGAAGCGCGAAGAGGGCGGCGGCGAGGGCGATGGCGGCCGGCGTCGGGAGCGAGCCGGGCGCCCGGCCGAGCGCGTGCACCAGCCCCCCCGCGAGCGCGGCGTAGGCGACCACGAGGAGCACGACCGTCGCGCCGTAGGCCAGCCCCGGCGTCACGAACCGGTCGATCCCGAACAGCCCCTCCCGCGTGACCGCGATCCCGATGCCGACAGGGATGAGGAGGTAGCTCATCCCGACGAGCGCGTTGACGGTCCCCATGCTCCCGAAGACCGGGAGGCCAGCCGCGCCCGGGAGCTCCCACAGGAGGAGGTCAAGCGTGGTGTAGGCCGCGACGGCCGCGAGCACCCACGCCGCCTTCTGGCGCGTCCGCTGCGTCGGCGCGCGGGCGAACTGGACGACGCACAAGACGAGGACGAGGGCGGCGACCGCCCCCGCGCGGAGGTAGAGCCACGCCTCGGGCACGGATCCGGAGCCGACCGTCCCCACGAGGAGGGACCCGACGACGGCGCCCGCGACGACGTAGACCGCCACGATCGCCCTCCGCCCCCCGATCCGCCGCGGGAACGACAGCAGCCAGTGGAGGCTGAACGCCTGGAAGAGCCCCGTCACGACGACGTCCCACGCGAGGTGGAGGTCTTGCATCGAGGCCGTCCACACCAGCGACGGGCCGACGGCGGCGTAGACGGGGGCCGCGGCGGCGGTCGAGAGCGCGAGCGGGACCATGCCGGGCGCGTCGGGGTTGCGGGAGGCGATCCACCACCCGATCCCGAGGGCTGTCAGCCCCACGCCGACGAGCACGACGCGGTACCACGGCAGCCACAGGAGCCGCTGCGCCAGCGTCGGCGACTGGCGGGGCAGGTCGAGCACGAGCGTCCGGCCGCCGCGGACCACGCGGATCGACGCGGGTGCCGGCCCCGCCCGCCAGCGCGCGGCCTCGCCGTCCGCCAGTCGGTCGCCGACGCGGAGGCCGGCCGAGTGTGCCGCCGAGCCCTCGGCGACGTGGGCCACGACGCCGTCCGACGGCACGGCGAACCCGGCGTGGGGCTCCATCGCCAGCCGCACGACGTAGCCGGCCGCCAGCGCGAGCCCCACCACGAAGGCGAGGGCGAGCAGCCGGCGGCTGCGGCGGTCGAGCGGGGCCGGGCCGTCCATGGCGGAGCGCGTTCGGCGGTCGCCCCGAACCTACGGGCGCGCGTCGTTACCGCAGCCGGGTGACCGTCCGTGTGAGGCGCGCGCCGCCGGCTTCGAGGCTCACGACGTAGACGCCGGCCGGCAGCGCCGCGGCGTCGAGGGCGGTCGCGTGGCGGCCCGCGGGGCGGTCCACCTCGACGACGACGGCGACCTCGCGGCCGAGCACGTCGAGCACAGCCAGCCGGACCGAACCGGGCGCGGGGAGGTCGTACGCCAGCGTCGTCCGGGCGCCGAACGGGTTGGGCCGCGGCGCGTGGAGCGCGAGCGCGGCGGGCCCGTCCGCCTCGGCCGCGACGTCGCCGAGGCGGACGAGGGCGAGCCGCGCGGCGTCCGTGCTCGACGCCGAGCCGTCCGACGTCACGACGCGGTGCCATGCCTCCGTCGTGTCGCCCGCCGGCACGTCGCCGACGGCGGCGAGGATCGCGGCGAGCGTCGTCGTGATCTCGGTGTCGGAGCCCGCGTCCTCATCGAGGAGGAGCGTGGCGAAGTCGGCGCTGGCGGCCAGCTGCCAGCGGTAGGCGAGCGCGTCGCCGTCGGGGTCGGTGCCCTCCGTCCACGAGACCGTGAGGGGCGCGTCGGGGTCGAGGTCGTCGAGGACGAACTCGGTGCCGTCGGGCGGCGAGATGATCTCGGCCGGGGCCGGCGGCGCGTTGGCCCCGCCAGCCGCGGCCGACTGGGCGACGTACCAGAAGCCGCTGCGGAGCGTGACGGCCTCGCTGGCCGAGACGCCGATCAGGGCGTCGCCGAACGAACTCACGCGGAGCACCGGCGATTGCGCACTGGCGGAGGTCGCCAGCTGCACGGTCGACGCAGTCAGCAGGACGGAGAGGAGGGGGAGGAGGCGCGTGCGCATGGGACCGGGGGCTGGCGAGGCGGGCTACTTCGCGTTGACGAGGACGCGGATGAGGCCCGAGCCGTCGCCGTCGAACGGCTCGAGCGCCTTGCCGAGCACGACGCCCACGCGGAGCGCGGCCGGGTCGGCGCGCATGGCGTGGCCGGGCGTCGCGGCCGTCACGAGGAGGTCGCCGCGGCGGATCGGGCCGTTCTCGGCCGTCACCTTCGTCGGCAGCACGCCGACGACGCCCATCGGCACGAGGTCGTCGAGGTCGTCGTCGATCCCGCGCTCGGTCAGGACGAGCCCCGGCCGCGTCGCGTAGACGCCAACGACGAGTGAGGAGTACGCCTCAGCGCTCTTCTCGACCGTCCGGTTCGTCCGCGTCGAGATCACGAGGACGTCGCCGGGCGCGTAGGCCTCGACCGGCCCCTCGACCGCGAAGGCCTCCGCGACGTCGGCCCCGGACGACTGGACGCCGCCGTTGAAGTAGCCCACGCCGAGCCGGTCGATCCGCGCCTGGTTGACGCCGGTCGTGGCCTGGAAGACCGCGATATCGTCGCCCGTGCCGTCCTGCGACACCCGGAGAGGGACGGCGTCGCTGCCGCTCGCAGCGTGCGCCCACGTCCCGACGGCGAGCGTGCCCGATCCGCTCGTCGTCCCGTGGAGGGCCACGCCGGGGCCGATCGTCCGTGCGTAGAGGCCCGTCCCGATCCCCGCCGTGCTCGTGATCTCGAACCGGCCGGCCGTCCCGCGGCCCCCGTGCTCGACGAGGAGCGCCGGCACGGCCGTCGTCTGCGTCTCAGCGGTGATGACCACGGCCGCCTCGGCGTTGTCGTCGGTTGGGTCGACGAACTCGGCGACGTGTCCGCTCCCGGAGGTCGTGGCCCGCTGCGCGACGAGCCCGGTGCCGCCCTCGTTCGCGAAGGCCCCGACGGCGGGCCCGTCGCCGCCCGAGACGGCGAGGACCGAGGCGCTCTCGGCGTTGCTCTGCGCGTAGAGCGGGGACCCGACGAAGTCTGGGTCGTCGATGATGAACGCGCCCGCGAACCCGGCCTCGCCGTCGTGGCGGGCCTCGAACCCGATCGCCCCGTTCCCGGCCGTGCGGACCGTGAGGGCTGGCTCGACCGTGCCGGTGTTCGTGGTCGCGACAGACAGGGCGGGACCGGTCCCCTCGGTCGACGCGACGAGCGCGGCTTCGTCGCTTGACGCGCCGCTCACGCGGAACACGCCGGCCGGCCCGTTGCCCATGTTGACGGCCGAGACCGCCGCGCCCGTCCCAGCCGCCGTCGCCAGCAGGCCGATCGACTCGGCGCCGGCGCCCGCCGCCGTCACCGCGCCGACGCCGTCGCCGGATACGGCGATTCCGAAGCCGGACCCTGTGTTGCTGATCTGGAGGGCCGGCGCGTTCGTCGCGTTCGTCCCGGCCACGGGGAACCGGAGGCCGAGCGCCGTCCCGGCCGCGCCGAGCGGGATGCGCGGCAGCTCGTCGCCCCCGTCGACCGAGACGCCGAGGTAGAGGGGGCGGTCGAACTCGTCGGGGTCGAACGAGTCCTCCGCGCCGAGCTGGACCGAAAACACGCCGTCGTCGAGCGTCACGGTCTGCGTCTCGCCCCACGTCGGCGTGCCGCCGGTGGGCGCGTCCCAGAGCATGAACGTCAGCTCGACGGAGCCCGTGAGGGGCGCGCCGTCGGTGTCGGTGAGGACGCCCTGGTAGGGGATCGCGGACTGTGCGGAGACGGTCGCTCCGAGCAGGCTGGCGGCCAGGACCAGGAGGCAGGGCGCGAGGGGGCGAGGGAGTCGGGTCATGGGATCCTCTTGGGGGATGAGCGGATAGGGGCGGGTGTCAGGGGGGAGGGGCATGGGGCCGGAGTCCGGGTGGTCACTGGCAGCGCGGGCCGACGGAGAGGGAGGCGTCGCACGTGCGCAGCCAGCGCTGGCCGTCGAGGAACGTCTTCCCGTCGTCGTAGCCGAGCGTGAGCGTCCGCGAGCGGCCGTCGTGGAAGCGGAGCTGGAGAACCGAGTCGCCGCCCCGCCGCCCGACGCTCCAGGCGCCGGCCCCGCGCGCGTCGCGGTGCACCGAGGGCGAGTCGCCGCTGACGGGGTCCATCTCGCCGAACACCGTCGTGCTCTGGTCCGAGAGGGTGAAGTAGCCGGGGCAGAGGTCGATCGTGGCCTCGTCGATGTAGCCCGAGCCGTCGCCGCTGTCGTAGCTCGACGAGCGGAACAGGCGGCAGCCGTGGAGGAACTGGCGCCACTCCTCTTCTTCAGATCCAGCGGGCAGCGCCCCGGCCGACCGCGCCGCCGAGGCGGGCGGAGCCGAGAACACGATGCTCCGGGCGACGGCCTCGGCTCTGTCCGCGAGAGCGGTCTCGTCCGCCTCGAGGCCGCCGGCGGCCAGGACGGTCGCGCCGCCTCCGCTGGGAGCGACGCGCCCGACGACGCGGGCCCGGGCGGGCGAGCCCTCGATCCACCCCGCGAAGTCGGCCGCGAGACCGTCGGTGCCGAACGGCTCGAGCGGTCCCGCCAGCGTCAGCTGCGTGCCGAGGCCGTCGGCGAGACCGCGTTGGGCCTCGGTGCGGAGGGCGTCGAGGGTCGGCGCGTCGTGGGGGAGGACGAGGAGGACCGCGTCTTGCCCCGGGGCGACGAAGAGGTAGCCCTCGGCCGTCGGCTGCGGCGCCCACCCGGCGGGCGGTTCGAAGCGGATGCCCCAGTCGGCGTCGGAAACCGTCTGGGCCGTGCCGGTCGTCGCGGCGAACAGCAGGAGGACGGCGAGGAGCGGGTGGGGCATGGCGCAGCCGGCGGGGTCGAGACCACGCTAGGCCTCGCGCCCAACCGTCCGCACGGCGCGAACACGTCGTTCTCCATTCGCGCCTCTTAACCACCACGGACAGCTGTGTTCGTTGACCCATTGTCAGAAACGTCGAGTCTGCTATACTCGGGATTCGTAGTCACTTGCTACTGACTCTATGCGGCTCATTACGATCGCGCTTGCGCTTGCATTCGCTGTCGACTTCGCCTCGGCCCAGAGCGTCCCCGACTGGGCCGCCCCCATCCCACCGGACGAGCGGACGACCGACCCGGGCGGGTCCAGCTCCGCCGGTACGCCGCCTGCCAACCCGTTCACGCCGGCGCCTGTGCCCCTCGACGGCGGTCTCGCTCTGCTAGCGCTCGCCGGCGCCGGCCTCGCCGCCCGCATGCTCCACCAGCGCCACGAGGATTGAACTCATGACCCGATCGCTACAGCTTGCGACCGTTACGTTTCTCCTGGTGGCGGGCGCCTCCGCGCAGACCACAGCGTGGATCAATGAGATTCACTACGATAATGCCGGTACAGACGCCGACGAGTTTGTCGAGGTGGCTCTGCCCGCCTCGGCCTCTCCGGCTGACTACACACTCACACTGTACAACGGTAACGGCGGGGCTCCCTACGACAACACGACGATCAGCGCGTGCACGCCAGGCGCGTCGGTTGATAGTGACGGCGACAGTGATGTGGACTTCGTGCTGTACAACTGCTCGGTTTCCGGAATCCAAAATGGAGGCTTCGGCGCACCGTCTGATGGTGTCGCCCTGACGGGACCAATGGACCCGCTGAACCCATCGTACCCGCTGATCCACTTCCTCTCATATGAAGGGGACTTCGTAGCGGATGGGGGTCCTGCCGACGACCAGGCGAGTCTTGACATCGGCGTCGACGAAGACCCCGCGCCCGCGGCTGGCTTCTCCCTACAGTTGACGGGAACCGGAGTCGCGTACGAGAGCTTCGCATGGCAGGAGCCTGCCGTCAGCACGCCGGGCCTGCCCAACGCCACGCTGACGACCACCCAGACGTTCGCCACGCCGAGCGGGACCTCGACGGCCTACTCGTTCGGTTCCGGCGACGACGACGTGGCCGGCTTCCGCCAGCTCGGCGCCGCGCTGGCCGGGATTCGCGTCGACGACCTTGCCAGCAGGAACCTCGTCCAGGGCATCCCGGGCGCCAACGGCTACCCCGCCCAGTACCCCGACGCCGACGGGACGACCGAGGGCTCGCAGGGTCCTAACCTCTACACGGCCTACGACGGGGGCGGCTACACGGTCGCGCCGACCACGGCGTCGGTCCTCCAACTCGGCCGCGGGCTCCTGTGGTACCTCTTCGACCAGCGGATCGACCCCGACGATGGCTTGTTCGGCGGCGGGACGAGCGAGAGCTTCCCGTTGCCGCAATCGCAGACCTACGTGGGCTATGGGCTCACCAGTGGGACCTATGTCCTCGCTTTCGATCGTGTCAACGGGCAGACGTTCTACCTCTTAGCCAACCCGAGGGCCTCGGATTACGACCTGTCGGGCATCGCGATGCGGACCGCGGGCGCGACGATCTCGACCACCTTCCAAGTCTACGACCCGGGAACGAACGGCTACGCCGCGCTCACACAGGGGGCCGACGCGCTCGCCAAGGGTCAGGGCGTGTGGGCCGAGGTCACGGGCGTGACGGCCGACGCGGTCACGTTCGGCTTCGACCTCGACGCGACCACGACCGGCGGCGTGTTCCAGGGCCGGCGGGCGCTCGGGGCGGCCCTCGACCTCCGCCTCGACGGCGTCACGGCCGGAGGCACCACGACCGTCGACGGCGCGGCGCGGATCTCGCTCCTCGACGACGCCACCGACGGCTGGGACCGGCACGACGCCTCGAAGCTGACGCCGCTGGTGGCTCCGTACGCGCTCGTCGCGCCGGTGGGGACCCGCGACGGTGAGCCCCGCCGCCAGGCCGTCCGCTCAGCGCCTGTCGGCCCCGTCACGACCGACCTCGCCTTTACGGCCACCGAGGCCGGCACCTACACGCTCTCGGCCGATGTCCCGACAGGGTGGGCCGCGGACCTCCTCGACCGGGCGACCGGCGCGACGACGGACCTCGCCACGGCGTCCTACACGTTCGACGCCGGGGCGACCGAGTGGACCGACCGCTTCGAACTAGCGGTATCGCCCGCGACGACGGCCGCCGAGCAGGCGGACGCGCCCATCGCCGAGGTGGGCCGGCCCTTCCCGAACCCGGCGGCCGCTGGGGCCCAGCTCCGCGTCCGGGTCGGCACGACGGAGCGGGTGCGGGTGGTCGTCTGTGACGCGCTGGGCCGCGAGGCGGCGGTCGCGTTCGACGGCCCGCTCTCGGGCGGCGCGGACGCGGTCGTGTCGCTGCCGGCCGGGCTGCGGCCCGGCGTCTACGTCGTCCGCGTGACGGGTGAGACGTTCGCGCAGAGCCGCCCGCTGGTGGTCGTTCGCTAGTGCGCCGAGCGTCCCCGGCTGGGCCGTGTCGCTCGCCTCGGGGCGGTCCAGTCTCGGGCGCGGGCCCCATCCTGGGTGGGTGAGGCGAACCCGTCGAACCGCCGTCGATCTAAAGGGAGAAGGCGGGGTCGGCCGCTTTCTCTGCAACAATTGGTGGCGATAGCCGTTATATTTGTCTACGCAGGCCCTACAACGACGGCGCTGGAGAGCGCACCCACCGATGGCGACCCCGAAGATGAACCGCGACTGGCGACGGATTCGAGACCGCATCAAGGCGATGTGGTCGGACGTCGAGTTCGACGACAAGCGGATGAAGAAGACCCGCGGCAGCCTCCGCCAGATGGTCACCCTCGTGCAGCAACGGACGGACGAGCCGCGCGCCGAGGTCCGGAAGAAGATCGTCGCCGTCATGTAGCGGTCCGTCTTGGATCCCGCCGACGCGCCCCGTGCTGGACCGCCAGCACGGGGCGCCGTCGTTTCGAGGCCCGCCGCGCTCTATTCTGGCGCCCGCCCCATGGACAGCCCCACGTTCGAAACCGCCGTGCGTCTCGGCCCGCCGTCGGCGGTCGAGCGGGACCTGATGGAGCGTTTGGAGACGCGGCTGCTCCTGCTGGCGGCCCGGCCCGCTCCGCCGGCCGACCTCGGTGAGCGCGTCGCCCGGTTGGCGCCGGCTGTGGACGCGGAGGCGTTCGTCGGGCTCGCCGCCGCGCACCGCGTCGTCCCGCACGCGGCGCGGTCGCTCGTCGGCCTCGACGCGGTGCCGGGCGACCTCCGAGATCGGCTCCGGCGGCGCGCGGCGGAGAACGCCCGCCGCCAGCTCGCGATGGCCGCCGCGCTCGGCCGCGTGCTCGGCGCGCTGGGCCGGGCCGGCGTCCCCGCGCTCCCCCTCAAGGGGCCGGCCCTCGCCGCAGCCCTCTTCGGCGACCCGGGCCAGCGGACGAGCATCGACCTCGACGTCCTGGTCGACCCCGGTTCGCTGTTCGAGTCGTTCGCCGCGGTCGAGGGCGAGGGGTTCGTGGCGAGCGGGAAGGTCCGGGAGCTCACGGCGGCCCAGGCCGCGGTCGTCGCCGCCGAGTTCCGCGTCCACGACGCGGCGTTCTGGCACCCGGGTCTCCGTGTCAGCCTCGAACTCCACTGGCGCCCGTTCCGCGACCGACGGCTGACGACGTTGGCGGATGCCCTGACGATGGAGCTCGCCCTCAACCCGACTGGGCTCGCGTGGCGCGACCGCGCGCTCTCCGCCGCCGAAGCGGCCTACGTCCTCGTCCACGGCGCCGCCCACGGGTACCGCCGCCTCG
This sequence is a window from Rubrivirga marina. Protein-coding genes within it:
- a CDS encoding ATP-binding protein, giving the protein MDGPAPLDRRSRRLLALAFVVGLALAAGYVVRLAMEPHAGFAVPSDGVVAHVAEGSAAHSAGLRVGDRLADGEAARWRAGPAPASIRVVRGGRTLVLDLPRQSPTLAQRLLWLPWYRVVLVGVGLTALGIGWWIASRNPDAPGMVPLALSTAAAAPVYAAVGPSLVWTASMQDLHLAWDVVVTGLFQAFSLHWLLSFPRRIGGRRAIVAVYVVAGAVVGSLLVGTVGSGSVPEAWLYLRAGAVAALVLVLCVVQFARAPTQRTRQKAAWVLAAVAAYTTLDLLLWELPGAAGLPVFGSMGTVNALVGMSYLLIPVGIGIAVTREGLFGIDRFVTPGLAYGATVVLLVVAYAALAGGLVHALGRAPGSLPTPAAIALAAALFALLVPVQRRLFASIDRVFNRHERARRATLAAFDARVETAQTDDALRAALAETIRDGLDLDGCTVGPDATPEIVARPGVLDVRSTEGVSLDASLVEAAHVPLGDAGTARLGRRLSGAKLTEDHLALLAELGRRHDRAAERLRLLRELSARELEVAHTRLRIAGDLHDDIGASLSSMAVLSDLVRRNDALPETDRSRLDRLSASARTLVDDLRDIVWAIDPSSDRLRDLAERLRDTASSLLPGVAWTVEAPTEDDLPLDMEVRRHLLLVTKEALHNVARHADAATVRVRLDASPDALALTVEDDGRGFDPTDARSGHGLSSLRERAGQLGGTLTVDSRPGAGTRVYLHVPRADAEAGRAGTARTRRAPGGDGALS
- a CDS encoding T9SS type A sorting domain-containing protein — protein: MTGTGVAYESFAWQEPAVSTPGLPNATLTTTQTFATPSGTSTAYSFGSGDDDVAGFRQLGAALAGIRVDDLASRNLVQGIPGANGYPAQYPDADGTTEGSQGPNLYTAYDGGGYTVAPTTASVLQLGRGLLWYLFDQRIDPDDGLFGGGTSESFPLPQSQTYVGYGLTSGTYVLAFDRVNGQTFYLLANPRASDYDLSGIAMRTAGATISTTFQVYDPGTNGYAALTQGADALAKGQGVWAEVTGVTADAVTFGFDLDATTTGGVFQGRRALGAALDLRLDGVTAGGTTTVDGAARISLLDDATDGWDRHDASKLTPLVAPYALVAPVGTRDGEPRRQAVRSAPVGPVTTDLAFTATEAGTYTLSADVPTGWAADLLDRATGATTDLATASYTFDAGATEWTDRFELAVSPATTAAEQADAPIAEVGRPFPNPAAAGAQLRVRVGTTERVRVVVCDALGREAAVAFDGPLSGGADAVVSLPAGLRPGVYVVRVTGETFAQSRPLVVVR
- a CDS encoding T9SS type A sorting domain-containing protein codes for the protein MRTRLLPLLSVLLTASTVQLATSASAQSPVLRVSSFGDALIGVSASEAVTLRSGFWYVAQSAAAGGANAPPAPAEIISPPDGTEFVLDDLDPDAPLTVSWTEGTDPDGDALAYRWQLAASADFATLLLDEDAGSDTEITTTLAAILAAVGDVPAGDTTEAWHRVVTSDGSASSTDAARLALVRLGDVAAEADGPAALALHAPRPNPFGARTTLAYDLPAPGSVRLAVLDVLGREVAVVVEVDRPAGRHATALDAAALPAGVYVVSLEAGGARLTRTVTRLR
- a CDS encoding response regulator transcription factor; the protein is MPEPIVHVWLVEDNALYRETIADVIDAAPPHVASAFPSCEEALAALDAGALPDAVLMDIGLPGMGGVEGARVFQARAPAVPVVMLTVHQDTDTIFQAVCAGASGYLLKTATPEAILAAVDEVRAGGAAMDAQIARRVLTLFTSLAAPPPDYGLSERETEILQHLVAGQTKRQIAEALCLSPHTVDGHVRNVYGKLHVHTRGEVVAKALRERLV
- a CDS encoding nucleotidyltransferase family protein, yielding MDSPTFETAVRLGPPSAVERDLMERLETRLLLLAARPAPPADLGERVARLAPAVDAEAFVGLAAAHRVVPHAARSLVGLDAVPGDLRDRLRRRAAENARRQLAMAAALGRVLGALGRAGVPALPLKGPALAAALFGDPGQRTSIDLDVLVDPGSLFESFAAVEGEGFVASGKVRELTAAQAAVVAAEFRVHDAAFWHPGLRVSLELHWRPFRDRRLTTLADALTMELALNPTGLAWRDRALSAAEAAYVLVHGAAHGYRRLGWLVDAAGLAERLNEAAWREVHALAAADGVEAAVLLGPALAHRWLGAPLPDALRPRVDSEADRLGRLAGWCLTRTPDRPRTLHPATVALGAALYDRSADRLRHVWRLLTSPASGELAEVDLRPGAVGRARRLAARPARLVRNGARWFTGSR
- a CDS encoding PID-CTERM protein-sorting domain-containing protein; this translates as MRLITIALALAFAVDFASAQSVPDWAAPIPPDERTTDPGGSSSAGTPPANPFTPAPVPLDGGLALLALAGAGLAARMLHQRHED